The genome window AAGCGATGGCACCGCTGCGGCGTCAGGCCTGTCCGCTGAGCCAGCGGGAACTCCAGCTTGGGCTTGTTGGCCGCCGTGTACCACAGGAAGATGTCGTGCGTCTCCTCCAGGGTGAGCACGTCAGACTGTGCCGCACCATCAGCAAACTCCTCCAGAGTCATGGTGGGGAGGCGCACCAGGTACAGTACCTTGCCCAGCACCGCCCGCTTGTTCCGTGCCGTGGCGCCCAGGCCCTGGCGCCGGCACTCAGCCACCGCCCACTCCAGCACCGCCTGGAAGACCACTGCCTCGCGCGTGTTCAGCGTTTCACGGCGCAGGATGATCTCCAGGGTCTGCAGGTCGATCTCACAGAAGCCCTCGGAGCGGAGGGCTAGCTCAGCCTGGGCGTCGATCACCTCCCAGCAGCGCTGCGTCAGCTCTGGCTCCTCGAAGAGGCGGCTCTGAGAGAGCAACACACAGGCGTTCTTGGCCTCCAGGCTGGTCTCCAGGAAAGTGACGCAGGCCTTGGCCAAGGCAGGCACAATGTACTTCTTGGCGGCGTACAGAGTGGCCAGCACCGTGTCCGCCTCCAGTTCAATCTCGTCGCTGTACATATACctggaagagggggggggggggagggaggattTTAGCCATTATAACCACATTCACCATCACAATGTATGATAGAACGATTGCTAAACATCCAATCGATCAGGGTTGGGGACCAAATCCATTTCAATGAGCCAATTCAATTAATATCCTGAATTTAAATGACATTGACCCCAACCACAGCAATACATGAAAAAATACTTTATTGTCCAACCCAACCCCCTGAAAAACAAACAATCACACCAAGGGGTTTAAATGAAGTTATAGGGTTACGTTCCTTGCTGATGGGCACTATATAGGAAACtttggattcaaaccagcgaccctCAGATTGCAGGCCTGCCTCTCAAACctctaggctacttgccgcccctATATATTGGCTATATGACAAAAGCATGGCAACTTTGCTGACAAAAAGGACTGAAATGCATAAGCAAGTCTTACACAGAGATGATGTAATGTGTTACTCACTTTAACAGAATTAAAAAAGCAGCAGGCTCCACGTCTGGGATGTGAATCTCAGACTCCCCTTCTGCCAGGTCTCCATAAAACATGGCACCAAAAACGGAGCTGCCCACCGCCAATACATACTGTAAACACAAGAGGGAAAGTGGGTTATTTCAATATGGCTATGCATATTGTTTGGCAAAATGGGATACATTTTTAACAAAGCATGTGCATATTACACAGTTGTTGTGCTTATATTTACTTAAATGTAAATTATATGACAGTGTAATGTAATTCATAAAACAAATAGAAAATCCAGTGTCCAATGGGCCACAATGGCAGGAAAAGCTTGGTAGGCTACTACTATACATATGCCTACATGACTGCTTCAGACTTCTAATCTACACAGAGCCAACACGCTGAGACTTTGGCGCAGAAGAAAAGTGCACTTACTTTATGCGCTGGAACTTTCTGTGATTCACCAGGGGGACCCACAATGAAATGAACATCGGC of Salvelinus namaycush isolate Seneca chromosome 29, SaNama_1.0, whole genome shotgun sequence contains these proteins:
- the btbd6b gene encoding BTB/POZ domain-containing protein 6-B isoform X3, which translates into the protein MAAELYPASLNTNLPNSNGAVVTAASKKNIVQVTQTVTVPTTTATQQNINNNNVETTSWQSTHPTLRERNALMFNKEHMADVHFIVGPPGESQKVPAHKYVLAVGSSVFGAMFYGDLAEGESEIHIPDVEPAAFLILLKYMYSDEIELEADTVLATLYAAKKYIVPALAKACVTFLETSLEAKNACVLLSQSRLFEEPELTQRCWEVIDAQAELALRSEGFCEIDLQTLEIILRRETLNTREAVVFQAVLEWAVAECRRQGLGATARNKRAVLGKVLYLVRLPTMTLEEFADGAAQSDVLTLEETHDIFLWYTAANKPKLEFPLAQRTGLTPQRCHRFQSSAYRSNQWRYRGRCDSIQFAVDKRIFIAGLGLYGSSGGKAEYSVKIELKRQGATLAQNLTMFVSDGSSSTFSVWFEHPVQVEQDTFYTVSVVLDGNELSYFGQEGMTEVQCGKVTFQYQCSSDSTNGTGVQGGQIPELVFYA